CATCGACGCCATCCAGCGCGGCGAGGACCGGCAGATGTTCAAGGACATCGTGCGCAAGATCGGCGCCGAGGTCCCGCGCAGCGCGGTGTGCAAGACCATGGAGGAGGTCCGCGAGACCGTCGCGGAGCTGGGCCTCCCGGTGGTCATCCGGCCGTCGTTCACCATGGGCGGCCTCGGCTCGGGCATGGCGCACACCCCCGACGAGCTGGAGCGGCTGGCCGCCACCGGCCTCGCGGAGTCCCCGGTCACCGAGGTGCTGATCGAGGAGAGCGTGCTCGGCTGGAAGGAGTACGAGCTGGAGCTGATGCGCGACCGCAACGACAACGTCGTGGTCGTGTGCTCCATCGAGAACATCGACCCGATGGGCGTGCACACCGGCGACTCGGTGACCGTCGCGCCCGCGATGACGCTGACCGACCGCGAGTTCCAGCAGATGCGCGACGTCGGCATCAAGGTCATCCGCGAGGTCGGCGTGGACACCGGCGGCTGCAACATCCAGTTCGCGTTCAACCCCGACAACGGCCGCATGGTCGTCATCGAGATGAACCCGCGCGTGTCGCGCTCGTCGGCGCTGGCGTCCAAGGCGACCGGTTTCCCGATCGCCAAGATCGCCGCGAAACTGGCCATCGGCTACACGCTCGACGAAATCCGCAACGACATCACCGGCGAGACCCCGGCCAGTTTCGAACCGACGCTGGACTACGTCGTGGTGAAGGTGCCGCGGTTCGCCTTCGAGAAGTTCCCCGGCGCGGACCGGACGCTCACCACGACGATGAAGTCCGTCGGCGAGGCGATGTCCATCGGCCGCAGCTTCATCGAAGCGCTCGGCAAGGCGCTGCGGTCCATGGAGACCAAGGCGGGCGGCTTCTGGACCACCCCGGACCCGGAAGAGACGCTGGAGTCCACTCTGGAGGCCCTGCGCAAGGGCCACGACGGTCGCCTCTACACGCTGGAGCGCGCGCTGCGGCTGGGCGCGACCATCGAGCAGGCGTACGAGGCCTCCAGGATCGACCCGTGGTTCATCGAGCAGATCGCCTGGCTGGTGGAGCTGCGCCGGGAGATCGAGAACGCCCCCGTGCTGGGCGCGGACCTGCTGCGCAAGGCCAAGCGGGCGGGCCTGTCCGACCGGCAGGTCGCGGCCCTGCGGCCCGAGCTGGCCGGTGAGGACGGCGTGCGCAACCTGCGGCACCGCCTGGGCGTGCGGCCGGTCTACAAGACCGTCGACACCTGCGCCGCCGAGTTCGCCGCGCGCACCCCGTACCACTACTCGGCCTACGAGCTCGACCCCGAGGCCGAGACCGAGGTGACCGAGCAGCGCGACAAGCCCAAGGTGCTCATCCTGGGCTCGGGCCCCAACCGCATCGGCCAGGGCATCGAGTTCGACTACTCGTGCGTGCACGCGGCCATGGCGCTGCGGGCCGCCGGGTACGAGACGGTGATGGTCAACTGCAACCCGGAGACCGTGTCCACCGACTACGACACCTCCGACCGCCTGTACTTCGAGCCGCTGACCTTCGAGGACGTGCTGGAGGTCGTGCACTCCGAGCAGCGCTCGGGCACGGTCGCGGGCGTCGTGGTGCAGCTGGGCGGCCAGACCCCGCTGGGCCTGGCGCGGCGGCTGGAGGAGGCGGGCGTCCCGGTCGTGGGCACCCCGCCGCACGCCATCCACCTCGCCGAGGACCGGGGCGCGTTCGGCCAGGTGCTCACCGACGCGGGCCTGCCCGCGCCGAAGTACGGCACCGCCACCTCGTTCGCGCAGGCCAAGAAGATCGCCGACGAGATCGGCTACCCGGTGCTGGTCCGCCCGTCCTACGTGCTGGGCGGCCGGGGCATGGAGATCGTCTACGACGAGGAGTCGCTGAAGAGCTACATCGCCCGCGCCACCGAGGTCTCCCCGGAGCACCCGGTGCTGGTCGACCGGTTCCTCGACGACGCCATCGAGATCGACGTGGACGCCCTGTTCGACGGCGAGGACGTGTTCATCGGCGGCGTGATGGAGCACATCGAGGAGGCCGGCGTGCACTCCGGCGACTCGGCGTGCGCCCTGCCCCCGATCACGCTGGGCGAGACCGACATCGACAACGTCCGCCGGTCCACCCGGGCCATCGCGGAGGGCATCGGCGTGCGCGGCCTGCTCAACGTCCAGTACGCGCTCAAGGACGACGTCCTCTACGTCCTGGAGGCCAACCCGCGCGCGTCCCGCACGGTGCCGTTCGTGTCCAAGGCGACGGCGGTGCCGCTGGCCAAGGCGGCGGCCCGGATCATGCTCGGCGCGACCATCGCCGAGCTGCGCGCCGAGGGCCTGCTGCCGGCCACCGGCGACGGCGCCAAGCTGCCCCAGCACGCGCCGGTGGCGGTCAAGGAGGCCGTGCTGCCCTTCCACCGGTTCCGCACGCCGGAGGGCCACGGGGTGGACTCGCTGCTCGGGCCGGAGATGAAGTCCACCGGCGAGGTCATGGGCATCGACGTGTCCTTCGGGACCGCCTTCGCCAAGTCCCAGACCGCCTCCTACGGCTCCCTGCCCACGTCGGGCCGGGTGTTCGTGTCGGTGGCCAACCGGGACAAGCGGGCCATGATCTTCCCGGTCAAGCGGCTGGCCGACCTGGGCTTCGAGGTGCTGGCCACCGAGGGCACGGCCGAGGTGCTGCGGCGCAACGGCATCCCCTGCACGGTCGTCCGCAAGCACTTCGAGGGCGAGAAGAACATCGTCGACGCCATCCTCGACGGGCACGTCGACATGATCATCAACACCCCGTACGGCAACAGCGGGCCGCGCGTGGACGGCTACGAGATCCGCACGGCGGCGGTGGCCAAGGACATCCCGTGCGTCACCACGATCCAGGGCGCGGCGGCGGCCGTGCACGGCATCGAGGCGGCCATCCGGGGCGACATCGGCGTCCGGCCGCTCCAGGCCCTCCAGGCCGCGCTGCGGGGTGAGGGATGAGTTTCGCCCAGCGGCTTTCCCGGGCCGTCTCCGCGCACGGACCGCTCTGCGTGGGCATCGACCCGCACCCCGGCCTGCTGGACGCCTGGGGCCTGCCCCGGGACGTCTCCGGGCTGGAGCGGTTCGCCCTGACCTGCGTCGAGGCGTTCGGCGGCCACGTGGCCCTGGTGAAGCCGCAGGCGGCGTTCTTCGAGGCGTACGGCTCGAAGGGCGTGGCGGTGCTGGAAAGCGTCCTGGAGGGCCTCAGGGACTCCGGGACGCTCACCCTGGTGGACGCCAAGCGCGGCGACATCGGGTCGACCATGGCGGCCTACGCGGCGGCGTACCTGTCCGACGGCTCGCCGTTGGCCGGGGACGCCGTCACCCTGTCGCCCTACCTCGGGTTCGGCTCGTTGGACCCGGCGCTCGAAGCCGCACGGGCGAGCGGGCGCGGCGTGTTCGTGCTCGCCCGCACGTCCAACCCGGAAGGGGCCTCCGTGCAGTGCGCGGAGGTCCCCTCCGGGGGCTCCGTCGGGCAGTCGGTGGTGGATGAGGCGGCCCGCCGCAACGCGGGCGCGGAGCCGCTCGGGGACGTCGGGCTGGTCGTCGGCGCGACTCTGGCCGAACTGGACCTCGACCTGTCTGACCTGCACGGATACGTCCTGGCGCCGGGCTTCGGCGCCCAGGGCGCGACCGTGGCGGACCTGCGGAGGCTCTTCGGCGACGACCTGCCCGGGGTGCTGCCGACCAGCTCCCGGGACGTCCTCAAGCACGGCCCCGACTCCGCATTGTTGCGGTCTGCGGCCCGGCGCGTCGGGGACTCCCTCGCGATGTGATCACCATCAAATCGCGACACGCTTTGCGGTGTCCGCTCACCTGCGCAAACGCCGCCTGGTACGGTCCAGGCCACCGACGGGTCCATACCCCATCGAGCGCATACCACACAGGTCGTGCGCAGGGCGTTACCGGTGGCGGTGGCGGAGACGTCGGGGGGTGTTGGTACTACTACCACCCGCCGCGGCAACCAGGCGCTGGAAGAAGTTTCACCTGACTGGGACCACGTTGCGCCCAGGCAATTGCGCTTGGAGTACGGTCGCGGCACCGAAACAGAATTGAAATTCCCACACCACGGAGGAAATCGTGGCCCTTCCCCAGCTTACCGAGGAGCAGCGGGCCGCAGCGCTGGAGAAGGCTGCTGCCGCTCGTCGCGCTCGGGCTGAGCTCAAGGAGCGCCTCAAGCGTGGCGGCACGACCCTGACGGACGTGCTGAAGGCCGCCGAGAGCGACGAGGTCCTTGGCAAGATGAAGGTGTCCGCGCTGCTCGAGGCCCTTCCGGGCGTCGGCAAGGTTCGCGCGCAGCAGATCATGGAGCGGCTCGAGATCGCTCCGAGCCGTCGGCTGCGCGGCCTCGGCGAGCGGCAGCGCAAGGCGCTGCTCACCGAGTTCAGCGGCGAGTGACTGATGGCACCGGGGCGGGGTCGGGCGCGCGCGTCCGGCCCCGCCTCACCGTCCTGAGCGGGCCCTCCGGCGTCGGCAAGTCCAGCGTGCTGGCCGAGCTGCGGCGCATGGGGCCCGACGTGCACTTCAGCGTCTCGGTGACCACGCGGAAGCCGAGGCCGGGCGAGGTCGACGGCGTCCACTACCACTTCGTGGACCGGGCCGAGTTCGACAAGATGGTGGACAACGGCGAACTGCTCGAGCACGCCGAGTTCGCGGGCAACTGCTACGGCACCCCCCGCGCCCCCGTCCTGGCGGCGCTGGCGTCGGGCCTGCCGTCCCTGCTGGAGATCGAGCTGCAGGGCGCGCGCCAGGTCCGGGCGGCCATGCCGGAGGCCCAGCTGGTCATGCTCGCGCCCCCGTCCTGGGAGGACCTGGTGGGGCGGCTGACCGGCCGCGGCACCGAGGACCCCGCCGTGGTGGCGCGCAGGCTGGAGATCGCCCGCGAGGAGCTGGCGGCCGAGCCGGAGTTCGACCAGGTCGTCGTGAACGACGACGTGAAGTCCGCCGCCACGCGCTTGCTACACTTGGTGGTCGGCCCAGCGCCTGACGCGCGTTGACGCGCGCTCGCGGCGGCTTGAGGACGCCACCCGCTTTGCACAACCAACCGCAGGAGCGTTGACGAGTGACCACGCACACCGAGCTGGGCCCGCTGTCGGGTTCTCCGGAGGGCATCACCAACCCGCCGATCGACGACCTGCTCGAGCAGGTCAGCTCGAAGTACGCGCTGGTGATCTACGCGGCCAAGCGGGCGCGGCAGATCAACGACTACTACGCGCAGCTCGGCGAGGGCCTGCTGGAGTACGTCGGCCCGCTGGTCGAGCCGGGCCCGCGCGAGAAGCCGCTGTCGATCGCGCTCCGGGAGATCCACGCGGGTCTCCTCGAGCACACCGAGGGCGAGTGACCGAGGGTTCTGCCGCCCCCACCAAGCCCCGGGTCGTGCTCGGGGTGGGTGGGGGCATCGCCGCGTACAAGGCCTGCGAGGTGCTGCGCCGGCTCACCGAGTCCGGGCACTCCGTGCGGGTCGTGCCCACGGACGGTGCGCTGAAGTTCGTCGGCGCGGCCACGTTCGAGGCGCTGTCCGGGCAGCCCGTGCACGCCGACGTGTTCTCCGACGTGCCGTCGGTGCAGCACGTGAAGCTGGGCCAGGAGGCCGACCTGGTGGTCGTCGCCCCGACCACGGCCAACCTGCTGGCCAAGGCCGCCCACGGGCTGGCCGACGACCTGCTCACCAACACGCTGCTGACCGCGCGCTGCCCGGTCCTGCTGGTCCCGGCGATGCACACCGAGATGTGGGAGCACCCGGCGACGCGGGCGAACGTGGCGCTGCTGCGCTCGCGCGGCGTGATCGTGGCCGAGCCCGCCAGCGGGCGGCTGACCGGCAAGGACACCGGCAAGGGCCGGCTGCCCGAGCCCAGCGAGATCGTGGAGCTGTCCCGGCTGCTGCTGGAGCGCCCCGACGCGCTGCCCCGCGACCTCGAAGGCGTCCACGTCGCCATCTCCGCCGGCGGGACCCGTGAACCGCTGGACCCCGTGCGGTTCCTGGGCAACCGGTCCTCCGGTCGCCAGGGCTACGCGCTGGCCCGGGTCGCCGCCCAGCGCGGCGCGCGCGTGACGCTGGTCGCCGCGCACACCGCCGACCTGGCCACCCCCGCCGGCGTCGAGCTGGAGCGCGTGGGCACCGCCGCCGAGCTGCGCGACGCGATGCACTTCGTCGCGAAGGCCGCCGACGTCGTCGTGATGGCCGCCGCCGTGGCCGACTTCCGGCCGGTGGACAGCGCCGAGCACAAGATCAAGAAGACCGACCGCGACCCCGACCCCGTGGCCCTGACCCGCAACGCCGACATCCTGGCCGAGCTGGTCGCCGCGCGCCGCCCCGGTCAGGTCGTGGTGGGCTTCGCCGCCGAGACCGGCGACGGCGAGTCCGACGTCCTGGAGTACGGTCGCGCGAAGCTCAAGCGCAAGGGCTGCGACTGGCTCGTCGTCAACGCCGTCGGCGACGGTCGCGCGTTCGAGGTCGAGGACAACGCGGGCTGGCTGCTGTCGGCCGACGGCGCCGAGACCCCGTTGCCACACGGGTCCAAAGCCCGCCTGGCGTCCGCAGTGTGGGACGCCGTGGCCCCTTCCGCTCGACGATGACAGTCCGGGCGCCGACGCCCGATAAGCTTTTACGACCGCATGGAAACCAGATAGGGAGTGCCGTGAGCCAGCACAGCAGCAGGCTGTTCACCAGTGAGTCGGTGACCGAGGGGCACCCGGACAAGATCTGCGACGCGATCAGCGACTCGATCCTCGACGCGTTGCTGGCCAAGGACCCCCGCTCGCGGGTGGCCGTGGAGACGCTGATCACCACGGGCCAGGTGCACGTGGCCGGTGAGGTCACCACGGAGACCTACGCGGACATCCCGTCGATCGTCCGGGAGAAGATCCTCGAGATCGGCTACGACTCGTCGGCCAAGGGCTTCGACGGTCGTTCCTGCGGCGTGAACGTGGCCATCGGCTCGCAGTCCCCCGACATCGCGCAGGGCGTCGACACCGCCTACGAGGAGCGCGTCGAGGGCGCCGGCGACGAGATCGACAAGCAGGGCGCGGGCGACCAGGGCCTGATGTTCGGCTACGCGTGCACCGACACGCCGGAGCTGATGCCGCTGCCGATCGCGCTGGCGCACCGCCTGTCCCGGCGGCTGACCGCCGTGCGCAAGGACGGCACCGTGCCCTACCTGCGCCCCGACGGCAAGACCCAGGTCACCATCGAGTACGCGGGCGACCAGCCGGTCCGCCTGGACACCGTGGTCGTGTCCACGCAGCACGCCGACGGCATCGACCTGGAGAAGCTGCTCGGCGTCGACATCCGCGAGCACGTGGTCACGCCCGAGATCGCCGAGCTGGGCCTGGACACCTCCAACGTCCGCCTGCTGGTCAACCCGACCGGCCGGTTCGTCATCGGCGGCCCGATGGGTGACGCCGGCCTGACCGGCCGCAAGATCATCGTCGACACCTACGGCGGCATGGCCCGCCACGGCGGTGGCGCGTTCTCCGGCAAGGACCCGTCGAAGGTGGACCGGTCCGCCGCGTACGCGATGCGCTGGGTGGCCAAGAACGCCGTCGCCGCCGGTCTCGCGACCCGCATCGAGGTGCAGGTCGCGTACGCGATCGGCAAGGCCGCGCCGGTGGGCCTGTTCGTGGAGACCTTCGGCACCGAGACCGTGGACCCCACCAAGATCCAGCAGGCCATCGGCGAGGTCTTCGACCTGCGCCCGGCCGCGATCATCCGCGACCTGGACCTGCTGCGCCCGATCTACGCGCCGACCGCCGCGTACGGCCACTTCGGCCGCACCGACGTCGACCTGCCGTGGGAGAACACCGACCGCGCCGACGCCCTGCGCGCGGCCGCGGGTGCGTGACGGTTCAGCGGACCGGTTGGTCCGCGGCGAGGCCGTGGACCTGACCGACCAGGAAGTACCCGCGTCGCTGATCCGGGAGCTGTTGACCGACGAGCTCGATCAACGCGGTCTCCGGATCAGCGGCGCGCGCATCTCCGGGCAGCTCGACCTGTCCGACGTGCGGGTGTCCCGGCCCCTCGTGCTGCGCGACTGCGTGGTCGAGGGGCCGGTCCTGCTTGACCGGTCCCGGTTCGCGTCGCTGGACCTTAGCGGCCTGGTCGCGTCCTCGGTGTCCGCGCCGTGGCTCAAGCTCGACCACTACCTGCTGCTCCAGAACGCCCGGCTGACCTGCGCAGACGGCTGGGCGCTCGACTTGGGCGAGGCCGAGGTCGGCGCGCACGTCAGCCTGCGCGGATCGGTCCTGGAAGGCGTCGACTACTCGGTGCACGCCACCAAACTGCGCACCGGCAGCCACCTGTTCCTCACCGACATGCGTGCCTCCGGGACCGTTCGCCTCGACGGCGCCCGCATCGGCGGCAGCGTGCGCTGCCACGGCAGCCGGGTGTCCGCGGCCGACTCCGCGCTGCTCGGCGTGGACCTCCAGGTCGAGGAGAACCTGTTCCTCGGCGAGGGGTTCGAGGCCGTCACCACCTCCGACCGGGTCGCGGCGGTCCGCATCCGCGGGGCGCGGCTGGGCGGTCAGCTCGTGGTGCGGGGGTGCACGCTGCGCGGGCCGATCGCGTTGGACGTCAAGCAGGTCCGGGCGGGCATGGAGATCCTGTTCTCGCCGTCCCTGCTGCACGGCGATATCGACCTCGACGGCCTGACCTACGCGGGCGTGCCGCGCGACGCGACCGTGGACGAGTGGCTGGACATGCTCGCCACACGCACGCCCTCCTACGCCAGCCAGCCCTACCTCCAACTCGCCGCCGCTCACCAGGCCGCCGGCCACGAGCGGGACGTGCGGCGCATCCGCGTGGCACAGCAGCGCGACTTGCTGCGGCGCGGACGCCTGTCGGGGTGGGGACGGCTGTGGCACCGGGTGACCGGCGCGACCGTCGGCTACGGCTACCGCCCGGCGATGGCCCTGGTGTGGCTGCTCGGCACCCTGCTGACGGCCGTGCTCCTGGTCGCGGGCGTCGCCGGCCCGGCCGGTCTGGTGCGCTCCTGCTCCACGGTCGACCAGATCGGGCACGCGCTGAACGCCGTGACCCCGCTGGCCAAACCCGAGGGCGTGAAGTGCCAGATCTCCACGTCCACCGGCCTCGGCTCCGCGATCGTCGTCTCCACCTGGGTGTTGCAGCTGCTGGCCTGGGCGTTCGCCACGCTGTTCGTCGCGGGTTTCACCGGGCTCGTGCGCAAGAACCCCTGAGGTTCATCTGCGGCCGATAGAACCTCGGCCATGTCGGTTTCGCGTCGCACCCTCCTCACCGCCGCCGGACTGGGCGCCGCGGGTTCCCTGCTGCCGCCCTCGGTGCACGAGGCGCTGGCGCGCGAACCCCGGCGCGGTGGCCTGTCGGCGATCAAGCACGTCGTGCTGCTCATGCAGGAGAACCGGTCCTTCGACCACTACTACGGGACCCTGCGCGGGGTGCGCGGCTTCTCCGACCGCAACGCCCTGGACGGGGTGTTCAACCAGTCCGGCGTGCTGCCGTTCTCGGTGCGCGAGGCGCGCGGGACGCGGGACATCCAGTACATCGGCGACCTCGACCACAGCTGGGACGGCGGCCACCGGGCGCTGCGCGGCGGGTGGCACGACAACTGGGTGCCCGCCAAGACGCCCGCGACCATGGCCTACTACGACCGCTTGGACCTGCCGTTCCACCACGAGCTGGCGGACACGTTCACGTTGTGCGACGCGTACTTCTGCTCCGTGCCGTCGTCGACCAGCCCGAACCGGAACTACTGGGTGAGCGGCTACACCGGCTTCGAGGCGTCCGGCGCACGGGCCGTCGGCAACTCCGCGTACGCCGAGGACACCCACCCCGGCTACACGTGGACCACTTACCCCGAGCGCCTCTCCGCAGCCGGCGTGTCATGGCAGGTGTTCCAAGAATGGGACAACTACCAGGACAACAACCTGGAGTTCTTCACCCGCTTCAAGGACATCGCCCGCAAGGCCCTGCGCGGCTCGCACAAGTCCCTGGACTCGTTCTACGCCGACGTCTTCCGCTCGCCCAACCCGCAAGACCTTTTGGCGGGCTTGGCTTCCGGCGTCGCCCAACTGTCCCCTCCGGACCGTGCCCTCTACGACCGCGCGCTCCACCGCGTCCGCCCCGGCACCCTGGGCGCCGAGTTCCGCGCCGCGGTCGAGTCCGGCCGGCTACCCGCCGTCTCCTACCTGGTCCCGTCCTCGGTGGACTCCGAACACCCCGGCGCTTCGTCCCCCGCCGCCAGCGCGTCGATCACCTACCAGGTCCTGGACGCCCTCGCGTCCGTCCCGGAGGTCTGGGACACCACCGCGTTGTTCATCACCTACGACGAAAACGACGGCTACTTCGACCACGTCCCGCCCCCGCGCCCACCTCTCGGCGTGACCGACGAGTACGTAGGCGACCGCCCCTTGGGCCTGGGCCCACGCGTACCCATGACCGTCGTGTCCCCGTGGACCGCGGGCGGCTACGTCTGCTCGGAGATCTTCGACCACACGTCCAACACCCGCTTCCTGGAACGCTGGCTGGACGTGGCGGAACCCAACATCTCCGCTTGGCGCCGCCGCGTCTCGGGTGACCTCACGTCGGCCTTCGACTTCACCCGCCGAGGCACGCGCCCGGTCGTGGCAGCGCCGGGCCCCGTCCCACCCGCCACCCCACGCTGGCGCCCCACCCCGCCCGCCGACCAGCACATGCCCACCCAGGAACCAGGCACCCGCCCGGCCCGGCCGCTGCCGTACCAGCCGGAGGTGACCGGGCGCGTGGTGGACGGCAGCGTGCGCTTGTCGCTGCGCAACAGCGGGCAGTCGAGCGCACACCTGGCCCTGTACCCGTACCGGGGCGAGTTCGAGCACCCCGTCCACTTCGACGTCTCGACCCCGCAGGACTTCACCGTGCCGTTCACGTCGGCGTACCGCTTCACCGTGCTGGGTCCCAACGGCTTCCGGCGGGAGTTCGCTGGCGAGGCGGGGGAGCGGGTCGCGGTGGAGTCGTCCGTGAACGGCCACAGCCGCGTCCTGACGATCACCTTGGCGAACACCGGAGACCACGACGAAACCTTCGAGGTCACCGGCGACGGCCGCAACTTCAAGGTGACCGTCCGCCCAGGCAAACGCCGAACCCTCCCTTGGCTGACCGCCTTCCACCACGGCTGGTACGACCTGACCATCCACAACGGCCCCTTCCACCGCCGCCTCGCCGGCCACGTGGAAAACGGCCGCGAAAGCATCTCCGGCTGACCCCGGCCCGCCGGTGCGGCGGCTGGCGCGGTGGGCCGGTGGCTGGCGCGGTGGGCCGGTGGCTGGCGCGGCGGGCCGGTGGCTGCGTGGGCTGGCGGCTGGCGGCTGGCGTGGGCCTGGCGGCCGGCGTGGCCTGGCGGCCGGCGTGGCCTGGCGGCCGGCGTGGCCTGGCGGCCGGCGTGGCCTGGCGGGCGGCCGGCGTGGCCTGGCGGGCGGCTGGCGTGGGCTGGCGGGCGGCTGGCGTGGGCTGGCGGCTGGCGTGGGGCTGGCGGCTGCGTGGCCTGGCGGCTGGCGTGGGCTGGCGGCTGGCGGCTGGCGCGGGCCGGTGGCACGTGTGGGCCGGTGGCAGGTGTGGGCCGGCGGCTGTTCGGGTCCGCGGGCGGCGGTGGCTCGGTGTGCGCGGGTCAGAGGACTTCGAGCGGGTCGAGTTTGATCCTGATCGGGGTCGGGTCCTTGCGGGCGCTGCGGGTGGCCTGGAGGGCGGCCAGGTGTTCGGACAGGGCCTTGCCGTGGGTCCTCGACACCCGGATCAGGGCTCGTTCCCGCTGGTCGTCGTCCGGCAGCGGGACCGGGCCCAGGACCTCGCCGGTCGGCGGGAGGAGCAGGTCGTCCAGCGCGGTGGCGAGGGCGTCCGGGGGGCCGTCCAGCGTGGCCATGCGGACGGCGGGCGGGAAGCCCAGTTCGGTGCGGGCGGCCAGTTCCTGGCGGGCGTGCCACACCGGGTCCCAGCGGACCAGGGCCTGGACCGGGGGCAGGCTCGAGTCGGCGATCACCACGACCTTGCCCGCCGGGCGCGCGAGGGCCGCCGCCGTCATCCAACGGCGGAGGGTTTCCTCGGTCGCGCGCAGGTCGGCGCGGCCGAGCAGGGCCCAGCCGTCGAGCAGCAGGACAGCCCCGTAGCCGCCCTCCGCCGTGGGTTCCGCTCCCGGCGTGGCCACGACCAGCGCACGGCCGCCCGGCACGGCCGCCAGCACCTCGTCACCGCCGGACGTGCGCACCGGGATGTTGCTGAA
This DNA window, taken from Saccharothrix variisporea, encodes the following:
- the mihF gene encoding integration host factor, actinobacterial type; protein product: MALPQLTEEQRAAALEKAAAARRARAELKERLKRGGTTLTDVLKAAESDEVLGKMKVSALLEALPGVGKVRAQQIMERLEIAPSRRLRGLGERQRKALLTEFSGE
- the coaBC gene encoding bifunctional phosphopantothenoylcysteine decarboxylase/phosphopantothenate--cysteine ligase CoaBC — protein: MTEGSAAPTKPRVVLGVGGGIAAYKACEVLRRLTESGHSVRVVPTDGALKFVGAATFEALSGQPVHADVFSDVPSVQHVKLGQEADLVVVAPTTANLLAKAAHGLADDLLTNTLLTARCPVLLVPAMHTEMWEHPATRANVALLRSRGVIVAEPASGRLTGKDTGKGRLPEPSEIVELSRLLLERPDALPRDLEGVHVAISAGGTREPLDPVRFLGNRSSGRQGYALARVAAQRGARVTLVAAHTADLATPAGVELERVGTAAELRDAMHFVAKAADVVVMAAAVADFRPVDSAEHKIKKTDRDPDPVALTRNADILAELVAARRPGQVVVGFAAETGDGESDVLEYGRAKLKRKGCDWLVVNAVGDGRAFEVEDNAGWLLSADGAETPLPHGSKARLASAVWDAVAPSARR
- the gmk gene encoding guanylate kinase, producing the protein MTDGTGAGSGARVRPRLTVLSGPSGVGKSSVLAELRRMGPDVHFSVSVTTRKPRPGEVDGVHYHFVDRAEFDKMVDNGELLEHAEFAGNCYGTPRAPVLAALASGLPSLLEIELQGARQVRAAMPEAQLVMLAPPSWEDLVGRLTGRGTEDPAVVARRLEIAREELAAEPEFDQVVVNDDVKSAATRLLHLVVGPAPDAR
- the pyrF gene encoding orotidine-5'-phosphate decarboxylase, encoding MSFAQRLSRAVSAHGPLCVGIDPHPGLLDAWGLPRDVSGLERFALTCVEAFGGHVALVKPQAAFFEAYGSKGVAVLESVLEGLRDSGTLTLVDAKRGDIGSTMAAYAAAYLSDGSPLAGDAVTLSPYLGFGSLDPALEAARASGRGVFVLARTSNPEGASVQCAEVPSGGSVGQSVVDEAARRNAGAEPLGDVGLVVGATLAELDLDLSDLHGYVLAPGFGAQGATVADLRRLFGDDLPGVLPTSSRDVLKHGPDSALLRSAARRVGDSLAM
- the carB gene encoding carbamoyl-phosphate synthase large subunit; its protein translation is MPKRTDLKHVLVIGSGPIVIGQACEFDYSGTQACRVLREEGLRVSLVNSNPATIMTDPEFADATYVEPITPEFVEKVIAAERPDAILATLGGQTALNTAIALHERGVLEKYDVELIGADIDAIQRGEDRQMFKDIVRKIGAEVPRSAVCKTMEEVRETVAELGLPVVIRPSFTMGGLGSGMAHTPDELERLAATGLAESPVTEVLIEESVLGWKEYELELMRDRNDNVVVVCSIENIDPMGVHTGDSVTVAPAMTLTDREFQQMRDVGIKVIREVGVDTGGCNIQFAFNPDNGRMVVIEMNPRVSRSSALASKATGFPIAKIAAKLAIGYTLDEIRNDITGETPASFEPTLDYVVVKVPRFAFEKFPGADRTLTTTMKSVGEAMSIGRSFIEALGKALRSMETKAGGFWTTPDPEETLESTLEALRKGHDGRLYTLERALRLGATIEQAYEASRIDPWFIEQIAWLVELRREIENAPVLGADLLRKAKRAGLSDRQVAALRPELAGEDGVRNLRHRLGVRPVYKTVDTCAAEFAARTPYHYSAYELDPEAETEVTEQRDKPKVLILGSGPNRIGQGIEFDYSCVHAAMALRAAGYETVMVNCNPETVSTDYDTSDRLYFEPLTFEDVLEVVHSEQRSGTVAGVVVQLGGQTPLGLARRLEEAGVPVVGTPPHAIHLAEDRGAFGQVLTDAGLPAPKYGTATSFAQAKKIADEIGYPVLVRPSYVLGGRGMEIVYDEESLKSYIARATEVSPEHPVLVDRFLDDAIEIDVDALFDGEDVFIGGVMEHIEEAGVHSGDSACALPPITLGETDIDNVRRSTRAIAEGIGVRGLLNVQYALKDDVLYVLEANPRASRTVPFVSKATAVPLAKAAARIMLGATIAELRAEGLLPATGDGAKLPQHAPVAVKEAVLPFHRFRTPEGHGVDSLLGPEMKSTGEVMGIDVSFGTAFAKSQTASYGSLPTSGRVFVSVANRDKRAMIFPVKRLADLGFEVLATEGTAEVLRRNGIPCTVVRKHFEGEKNIVDAILDGHVDMIINTPYGNSGPRVDGYEIRTAAVAKDIPCVTTIQGAAAAVHGIEAAIRGDIGVRPLQALQAALRGEG
- the rpoZ gene encoding DNA-directed RNA polymerase subunit omega, whose amino-acid sequence is MTTHTELGPLSGSPEGITNPPIDDLLEQVSSKYALVIYAAKRARQINDYYAQLGEGLLEYVGPLVEPGPREKPLSIALREIHAGLLEHTEGE
- the metK gene encoding methionine adenosyltransferase, whose translation is MSQHSSRLFTSESVTEGHPDKICDAISDSILDALLAKDPRSRVAVETLITTGQVHVAGEVTTETYADIPSIVREKILEIGYDSSAKGFDGRSCGVNVAIGSQSPDIAQGVDTAYEERVEGAGDEIDKQGAGDQGLMFGYACTDTPELMPLPIALAHRLSRRLTAVRKDGTVPYLRPDGKTQVTIEYAGDQPVRLDTVVVSTQHADGIDLEKLLGVDIREHVVTPEIAELGLDTSNVRLLVNPTGRFVIGGPMGDAGLTGRKIIVDTYGGMARHGGGAFSGKDPSKVDRSAAYAMRWVAKNAVAAGLATRIEVQVAYAIGKAAPVGLFVETFGTETVDPTKIQQAIGEVFDLRPAAIIRDLDLLRPIYAPTAAYGHFGRTDVDLPWENTDRADALRAAAGA